TCATGTCGATGTGTCGTAAGCTGGATTCGCGATGGGAAGCGTTTAGGCGAGAGCCCAACTGTTCCGGCAGTACCTCTACGATGGCGATATCGCGAGCAATTCGTCCAGTTGGCAGTGGGTCGAAGGCACGTTTTCCTCCAAGCCCTATTTTGCCAACAAAGACAACATTGCCAAGTTCAGCGGCGGCCGCTGGTGCAACACCTGTCGGGTGAAATGTCCGTTCGAAGCGGATTATCCCACTCTTCAGCATCGATTGTTTACCGGTTCCTCGGCTCCGATGGCCACTCCGACTCCTGCAGCGGAATCGAAGCGAGTTGAACTTTCGGCGACCGATATCGTAAAACGCCTTGGGCCGCTCCCGCCGGCCTCCGATCTGGTGTGGGTACACGACGCGGCCATGTCCTGGGAGGATCCGGCTCTCAAAGCGAATCCCGAAGCGGCCGTGGCGTTTGTCTTCGACGAGCCGGCATTGCGGGCGGAGCCGTGGGCCTATCATCGACTGGCATTCGTGCTGGAGGGCTTGGAAGATCTCTTCGAGCATCTGCTGAACCCCACGAAACTGGTGCTCGTCGGCGATCCCGCCGAGCAACTTGCAGTCCTCGCCAACGCTCTCGGGGCGTCTACGGTTCACTTCTCGGAGCATCCGAACCCAACGGTGCTGGAAACCGCGATTCAGTTACAGAAAGGGAGCAAGGTTATCGTGCACTCCCGGCCGGTGTTTGCAGAGTACTCGCAGGAGCCCAAGCGTTTCTCGCGATACTGGGAACTTGTAGCTCCGCAGGTGTTGGGTTATCGGCCGAAATCCGCCAAACGGATGCACCAGTGAATCTTTCCATGCGATCGGACTAGCGTGATGCACGGTTGTAAGGTCCGCAGGTATGACTTCCAGATCCCTGAATAGAGCGATGACTTTCTGAACCTGTTCCAAAGATTAATGAGCTGGTCGGAATGTTGGCTCGCGAACTTCGCAATTAGCAAAGCATCCTCGGATGCATCTACCGCTTGTCCAATCTATATTAACGTTAATACAGATTGAAGTACGAACCATCTGTAGCCCTTTTAGGTAGTCACCCATCTGAGGTTTTGAGTTTCGACCTAAATAGTCCATACGACTTTCTGAGGCTACGGAACCTGGAATTCGCTTCGCAAACGGAATACGGTGAGGGTTCAACAATTCGGATAATTGATACTCTGAAATGTGGTCAAGGGGCAACACTTGTCTCGCCAATCTAACCGTTTTGAATTTGGCTTGTCAGGCTCTCAGCAACCCTTCGGACGATTAGCAGTTGTTCAGCGATATACCTGCCGCTTCAGACTCCAAACCGACCCAATTCTGTCAGTGATAAGGCTGAATTACTTGACGAAATAATGCCCGAGCCTTGTATCCGGTAGGGAATCAAAGGCCTTACGATCTTGTGGGATTAACTGCGCATGGCTGCGTAAAGGCCCCGGGAGTACAATTATTTTGACTCCACAGTGTTCAATTCGAGAAATCAAAATGGACGCGGAATGCACTACTGCTGCTGTCCAACGCTACCTTGATAAACTGGCTTGTGAGGCCTCAGCGGAACCGGTTATACGTGCTTTACTGGACCGGGAAGTCCGTCGTCTTAATAATCTATGCACGTCGCTACTTTATCGAAGTTATCTTCGTTTGACCCGAGCCCCGCTGAATCTGCACCCGAATGAATTGCTCAGCGCGGTGGTCGAAGGCCTCCTCAAAGCCATGAGCGAGGCCCGCCCTCCAAAAGTGCACCAGTTCTTCGCATTGGCTGGTCAGCATATGCGATGGGAATTGAATGATCTGGCCCGACGCTTAGATAATCGACGCTTGGCAGTGGAACTGCAGGCTGCTCAGATACCTGCCTTGGTGGATAGCGGTTCTGGTCTTTCACCGAATTGCCTGCAGATTCTAGCTACAATCGATTGCCTTACCCGAACCAGAACGTGAGGCCTTCGATTTAGCGAAAATTCGAGGAATGAGCCAAGTGGAAGTCGTAGAGATCCTAGGCGTTTCAGGTATGACTGTCAATCGATGGTTAAATCGGAGCTTGCATTTGCTAACTGAGGCTCTGGGTGACCTTCGCCCCATTAGAAATAATCGCGATCAATCGGAGCTACCTTAATCGGTATGCAATCCGTTGTGTATCGGGTCAATGACGTTAATAGTCTTTTGGGAGATTGTAAATGGTCGAGGACCCCCGAATCCAGCAAATGTTGGACGTCCTGCTTGATTCACGGTTGACTCCGGAAGAGGTTTGCAGCACTTGCCCCGAACTTCTTCCCCAGGTTCGTGAACGCTGGCGGCGATTGCGCTTGGTTCAGGATGAAGTAGATGCTTTGTTTCCACCACAGTCTGAGGAATTCGCCACAATACCCAGGGAGCAATTCGATTCCAAAGCCCTCCCACAAGTTTCGGGTTACGAGTTAGTGACAATTCTTGGCCGGGGGGGCATGGGTATCGTTTTCCGAGCTAGGCACTTACGCCTCAACCGCGTCGTGGCCTTGAAGATGGCACTTTCGGGAGCTTACGCGGCTCCGAATGAGCGACAGCGCTTCCAACGGGAAGCTGAGGCGGTGGCGGGGTTGCGCCATGCAAACATTGTCCAAATCTATGACGTCGGCGATTTTGAAGGCCAGCCTTATTTCACCATGGAATTAATCGAGGGTGGCAGCCTTGCCCAGAAGTTAGAGGGTGCACCCCAATCCATACGAGGTTCCGCAGCGCTTGTGGCAACATTGGCCGAGGCAGTGCAAGCTGCCCATGAAAATGGAATAATCCACCGCGACCTCAAACCAGCTAATATTCTCCTCACCACTGATGGCAGCCCTAAAATTACCGATTTTGGTGTAGCTCGAAGGTTGGAAGATGAAACTCGACTCACGCTGAGCGGTATCGCGGTAGGGACTCCCAGCTACATGGCGCCGGAACAGGCCAGTGGCGAGTTACTCGCCGTAGTACCTGCGGTCGACATCTATGCTCTGGGGGCAATCCTGTATGAGCTTTTGACGGGTCGTCCGCCCTTCAAAGCAGAGACGGCTGCGGAAACGATTCAGCAGGTAATCTCTCAAGATCCAATATCTCCTTCACGGTTGAACGCAAAACTGCCTCGCGAGCTAGAGACCATTTGCTTGAAGTGCTTGCATAAGGAATCCCGTCAGCGATACTTATCTGCAGGCGCTTTAGCGAAAGACCTTCACAGCTTCCTTCTTGGCGAGGCTATCATGGCGCGCCCGGAGAGTCTATTGGCAAGGCTGGCCCGCCGCATCCGACGCCGACCGGCTTTTTTCTCAACTGTTGCGATATTTATACTGGTCACAAGTACATTTCTAGTTGGCGGAATCTGGATGCTTTCTGATCGTTGGGCGGCAGAAAAAGTAGCGGCGGCGGAGCGTGTAAAAATTGAGAGCGATGTGGATGAACTACTTAGAGAAGCGGTTCGACTCCTTAAAAAATCTTCTGTAGGAGAAAGTCGCTCCGCGCTAGAAATGGCCAAGGTACGTCTCGGCGCTCTCGACTCTCTCGATCTCCATCAACGCATAAATCAACTAAACCTCGAGCTGGATTTGATACGTCGGGTCGAAGCCATTCGACTCGTTGAGGTGATATCTGGCAAGGGTAAGATCAACTTTGCTAGTTCGGATGAAAAATACCGGACGCTTTTTCAGGAAGCCGGATTTGGCCAACTCCATGAAAGTACGGCAAACATTGCCGAACGAGTAAAGGGCTCAAATATCCGAGAAACGCTCGTTGCGGCTCTCGATGACTGGGCCGCCTGCACAGAGAATTTGGCACGTCGAAGGTGGTTGCTGGAGGTGGCCATGTTGGCAGACCCAGCCCCGACGGACTGGTGTGTCCAGGCTCGTCGCCCAGCTACCTGGGACAGTAAGGCGACCCTCACGGAAGTGCTCGCGATAGCCCCCGTGGACAAACAATCAGTAGGACTGCTATTGGCGCTCGAGAAGCGCTTGCACGCGGTCGGTGGGGACTCTTTTAAGTTCTTGAAGAGGATCCAACTGGCGATGCCGAACGATTTTTACGCCAATGAAAGGTTGGCAACGGCGATAGCCGATCGAGAGGAAAAGCCTCAGGAGTCCTATCGCTATTTTCAAGCGGCGTTGGCGATTCAGCCCGAGATAGCCGCCCTCTACAATAATTTTGGAATGGCGTTGCACAAGGATGGCAGGTTTGAGGAGAGTCAAGATTACTTAATGAAGGCTCTAGAGATCGAGCCAAATTCCTACGGTTTTCATTACAATACCTCTTACAATTTAGCCGCCTTGCATCGGTTCCAAGAATCCCTCACCCATGTCGAATTTTGCCTTCGAAACGGCCCTGACACGGCTCTCCTTGAGTTACTTCGTGGAAAGTGTCTGGAAGCCCAGGGCAAAATTAGCGAAACAATCAGTGCGTACCAACGTGCCACACGCCTCGATCCGAACCTGTCGGTCGCCCACTACGCCTTGCGTGTCACCTTCATGAATCTTGGACGAATGGAAGAATCGAGGAAAGCCTGGGCGAAACAGCTCGAACTCGACCCGCCCGATCATGGGAGTTGGTACGGGTATGCCGAGTTCTGCCTCTATCTCGGCCAGAAGGAAGAGTACCAGATTGCTCGGAAAGCTTTACTTGCAAAATTCGGGTCGGATACCGATCCTTATATCGCAGAGAGGACGGCCCGAGCCTGTATGCTACTCCCTTCATCCAAAGAAGAACTTGGGCAGGCGATCGCTCTGGCGGACCGAGCCGCGGCCGCGGACCGCTCGATACACCAGGGAGCCTATCCGGCCTTCCAATTCGTCAAGGGCCTGGCAGAATACCGCCAGGGACGGTTCGACCAGGCGATTGCCATAATGCGGGGAACTGCTTCTCGGGTGCCTGCTCCTTCTCCTCGATTCGTTTTGGCCATGGCCCTCTATCGAACCGGACAGCTACCGGAAGCCCGAAAAGCGCTCGCGCAGGCAATCGTGTCTTTCGATTGGCGTGCGAATCAGATACGCCACTACGATGCTTGGATTTTCCACAATCTTCGCCGGGAAGCCGAGAGCTTGATCTTACCGAACCTCCCCGAATTCCTAGAGGGTAAATACCAACCGCAACACAACGACGAGCGGCTCGCATACTCTGGAATCTGTCAATTCACCAATCGCTCATTCGCCTTAGCACGCCTTTACTCCGACGTCTTTGCCGCCGATTCAAAAATCGCCGAGGATATCCACATCGACCACCGTTTTAGAGCGGCCTGTGCTGCGGCTTAAGTCTGTTGCGGCCGCAGCCCGGACGCAGCCAACCTCGGGGAAGAGGAACGAGTTCGCTGGCGAAATCAGGCGAGGCAATGGCTGCGGGCCGACCTTGTTGCCTGGAAGAAAGCTTTGAAAAGCAACGACAAAACGATCCGAAGTATTCTGATCCCAAAGCTGTCGAATTGGTTGGTAGACAATGACCTGGCAGGCGTTCGCAATCCAGCCGAGCTAAATAAATTGCCCATTGATGAAAAGAAAGAATGGCTCGCACTTTGGGATGAGGTGAGCACTTTGATCAAACGGATTGAAGAGAAGTAGATTCTTAATTTGTTGTTTACTTGACAGATATAAACGCCTTTCAGATTCCACTCACATCACTTTTACTTTTTTCGCAAACACATTGTTTCCTCGGTTGCTCGTCATTCTAAAGGTGTTGACATGCCACGCTTAGTAGTGCAACCGGAAGGGAATGAGCGAATTGCTAATGCGAGAAACGAACCAAAGAATCATAGGTACCCTTAAATAGAACGAATGAAAGATCTTAAATATGAGAACGATCAACAAATTTCTTGAGATGGACTCGCGCGCAGACCGAGTCAGCACTACGGTAACTCGAATCGGTCTTGTCGTAGTGCTAATCTGGATTGGCAGCATCAAATCTCTCGACTACGAAGACGAAGGTATCGTTCCTTTCGTAGCAAACGGCCCATTGATGGGTTTTTTCTAAAAACAACCCGCAGGTGATTAAGCCAACTTTCAGTTGTAAATTCCTTAACTTGGAGATACTCCTATGAACCGTTCGAAGCGATTATCGCTGGCGCTTTTCCTGATTGCGGCCAGCGTTTGGGCAACCTTTCCAACTGTTCCGGTTTCTGCACAGCAACCCTCTCAGGTGCTCTACAAAACCGTCAAGGTTAAAGATCTGGACATTTTCTATCGAGAGGCTGGCCCCAAGGAAGCTCCGACGCTACTCCTGCTTCATGGTTTTCCCACCAGTTCGCAGATGTTCCGCAATTTGATACCTGCAGTGGCTGACAAATATCATGTCGTCGCGCCCGACTATCCCGGCTATGGCCACAGTTCCATGCCGTCGCGCGACAAGTTTAGTTATACATTCGACAACTTGGCAAAAGTGATCGACGAGTTCACTGAAAAGATCGGGCTATCGAAATACGCCATCTATGTGCAGGATTACGGCGCGCCGGTCGGTTATCGGCTCGCAGTTAAACACCCGGAGAGGATCAGCGCCATCGTGGTTCAGAACGGTAATGCTTACGAAGAAGGGCTCGACAATGACTTCTGGAAGCCCATTAAAGCGTATTGGAAAGAACCCAAGAGCAAGGAGAAGCGGGACGCACTTCGTTTTGTAACCAAATATGAAACAACCAAGTGGCAGTACACACACGGCGTGAGGAATTCGGAACTCGTCAGTCCAGATGGGCCGGCACACGATCAGTTCCATATGGATCGTCCAGGAAACGATGAGATCCAACTCGATCTGTTGCTCGACTATAGCAGCAACCCGCCTCTCTATCCCTCCTGGCAAGGATATTTTCGAAAGTACCAGCCACCGATGTTAATCGCCTGGGGAAAAAACGACCAATCCTTTACAACCGCCGGGGCTGAACAATACAAACGCCACCTAAAAACCCTTCATTACCACCTTCTCGACGCGGGTCACTTCGCCCTGGAAACCAACGGCGATGAGATTGCAGGGCTGATGAAAGAGTTCCTTGGTAAGTATGTAGGTAAAAAGTAAACTCATCCAGAGTTTAGCGACCATGCGGGTAATCGAGGATGATCCAAACCTTCTGGAGAAGCTTCGTGATCGCGATTATCCTGGAAGAGTAGAACGAGTAATCTTATTTACTCTCGAAGCGTGGGATATCAACTGCCAGCAGCATATCCATAAGCGGTATTCGGAACGACAATTGGTACCGCTCCTCGAACCCTTACGAAGTCGCATCCGTGAACTCGAAGCCGAGTGGGCAAGGATGCGAAAAGGCATGAGTGGAGTGGGTACGAAATGAACGAAACCATTTGAGAATTATTCTCATGTCCTTGGATAAAACGATTACTCTCCCACCCGTAATCTCCAATGAAACGCTGAGTCTCCCCGCACTGATCTGTGGAGATACAGAAAAATCGAAGCGTTCGCCCAATATGTTAGGTCGTTACAGAATTCTCGAGAAAATGGCCGAAGGAGGCATGGGCGTCATCCATCGCGCATACGATGAAATCTTAAAGCGCGAAGTTGCCTTAAAAGTGGTCCACGATAAGGTTGCCGATGATTCAAATATCCTGAATCGATTTTTAGAGGAAAGCCGAATCACCAGTCAGTTGCAGCATCCAGCGATCCCTCCCATACACGATCTCGGCACTCTTCCTGATGGTCGGCCCTATCTGGCTATGAAACTTATCCAAGGACATACCCTCTCAGTCCTACTACCTACGCTTACATCTATCGGTCAAAAACTAGGTATCTTTGAAAGTGTCTGTCAGGCAGTCGCCTATGCTCATTCAAAAAATGTCATCCATCGCGATTTGAAGCCGCTCAATGTAATGGTCGGCGCTTTTGGCGAAACCCAAGTCATAGATTGGGGTTTGGCTAAAGTACTAAAAAGCCAGTCTAATCTTCAACATCCGAGGGGTGAATTAACACATGGTGCGGAAACCGATAATCCAGAAGAGAAAATTGGTGATCCTGCTGAAACCGTGGATGGCTGTGCAGTGGGAACCTATGCCTATATGTCGCCTGAACAAGCACGGGGTGAAGTATCTCTGGTATGCCTCCCATCGGATGTCTTTGGGCTCGGTGCAATCCTTTGCGAATTGCTGACAGGGCAACCCCCCTATGTGGGATCGGAAAAGCAGCCGACCAATCTATTGGCGAAGACGGCAAATTTAAACGACGCGAAGAATCGGATTGAACAATGTGAGTTCGAATCAGAATTAAAAGCTATCGCTTTGAAATGTCTGAACCCGAGTTGTGAGCTCCGTTTTGCAAACGCGCTCGAACTAGCGGTAGCGTTAGAAAAATATCGTCAAGAGAGTGTCTGGCGAGCAAAACAAGCCGAGTTGAGTGAAGCAAAAGCAATGGCTCGGCGGCAGTTTTGGGTAATCCTCTCTTGCATTCTATTGGGCTGCACTTTCGCATTCATATTGCTCTATCTGAAAGCGGACTGGCAACGGAAAATGGCTGTTCAGGCAAGAGAAGAACTCGACGGCAAAGTAGCCTCCCTGTCTATCGCAACCCAATTCGCGGCCGATGCCGCGTTTGCCGAGAACCGCATTCCTCGCGCCAATGAACTACTGGATGAAGTACCGTTGAAGTTTCGCGGTATCGAATGGGGCATTCGAAAGAATCAATTCTATGGCAGCTATGCAACTCTTTATGGGCACTCGGATCGAGTGATGAGCGTATCGTTCAGTCCAGACGGCCGACGGATCGCCTCGGGGGCTCAGGATAAGTTGATTAAAGTCTGGAATACGGTAAGTGGAGAGGAACAATATACGTTGAAAGGGCATACGGATCGAGTGACGAGTGTATCGTTCAGTCCGGATGGCCGACGAATCGCTTCAGGTTCGCATGATAAGACGATTAAAGTCTGGAATGCAGAGACGGGGGCGGTACAGCTTACGTTAACCGGGCACACGGGTCGGGTTTTGTGCGTCTCATTTAGCCCAGACAGCCAGAGGATCATCTCAGGATCAGAGGACAAAACTCTCAAGATTTGGAATGCAGATAGTGGTGCTGAGCAAATGACTTTGAACGGACATACAGGCGATGTGACGAGTGTATCGTTCAGTCCTAGTGGCCATCGTATCATTTCTGGCTCACGCGATGCATCAATAAAGATTTGGGATGCGGAGACCGGTGCGAACGTAAAGACTATGAAAGGGGATTCGGGCTCAGTACAACAAGTTTCTTTCAGTCCCGATGGTAGGCGAATCGCATCCGGAACCAGCAGGGCAGTCAAAGTCTGGGATGCGAATTCTGGAATCGAATTGCTTATATTAAAAGGACACGCGCGCGGGGTATCCTCGGTTGTGTTCAGTCCGGACGGTCGCTGGATCGTTTCAGGATCCTGGGATAGCACTTTAAAAATATGGGATGCAGATACAGGAATAGAACGGGCGACACTAAAAGGGCATACAGGCAGTGTGGAGAGCGTTTCGTTTAGTCCTGGGGGGCAAAACATCGTCTCAGGCTCATATGATATGACTTTGAAATTTTGGAGCCTGGAGAGCGGAGCGGAACGGCTGACTCTAAGAGAGTACAACGGTTCTGTAAAATGTGCTTCGTTCAGTCCTAATGGCCAACATATAGTTTCTGGATCGGAATTCGGAACGATGAAGCTTTGGAATGCGAACACCGCTATGGAAAAGTCAACTTTTTCAAGGCATTCCAAAGGCGTCACGAGTATGGGTTTTAGTTCAGATGGTCAACGCATTATCTTAGGTTCAGAAGATAGGACAGTGAAGCTATGGAATGCATATACTGCTAAAGAAATGGCATCTTTGCAAGGGCACACCGGTGAGGTAACTAGTGTGTCATTCAGTCCAAACGGTCGGCTGATTGTCTCTGGTTCTCAAGACAAGACGATTAAAATTTGGGATGTGAAGACCGGAGCTGAACGGTTCACATTAAAAGGTCACACGGGTCGGGTATCGAGTGTGTCGTTCAGCCCTGATAATCGACGTATTGTGTCCGGATCAAATGATCAGACGTTGAAGGTTTGGGACACGGAAAGTGGCGTGGAACTTTTAACACTGAAAGGTCACACGATGGCAGTATTGAGTGTGTTATTCAGTCCAGATGGACGGCGCATCGTCTCGGGATCATTCGACGATATTGTGAAGGTGTGGGACGTAGAAAATGGAGTGGAACTGCTGTCGCTTAAAGGGCATCAAGGCGCCGTGGAAAGCGTATCGTTCGGTCCCGATGGTAAGAGAATAGTTTCAGGATCCAGAGATAGAATGGTAAAGATTTGGGATGCCAATAGCGGGTCTGAACTGTTGACACTGAAAGGGCATACGAGTCCGGTCTGTTACGTATCGTTCAGTCCTGACGGGCAACGAATCATTTCAGAAAGTAATGATGGGACGATGAAAGTTTGGGAGGGAGAAAGCAAGTCGAATCGACTCATCTTAAAAGGACACACGAGTATTGTGGATACGGTGTCGTTTAGCTCGAATGGCGAGATGATTGTCTCGGCAGCCGATAGGATCGTAAAAGTATGGAATGCGAAAACTGGAGAAAACATCCTCACCCTTAAAAGCGACATCGAAGGGATCAAATGTGTCTCATTTTCTTCTGACAACCGAAGAATCATGGCGAAATCTTGGGACGATAAAGTACAGGTTTGGGGCGTAGGGACGGGGGAGGAACTTAAAGAGGAAATTGATCGGGAATTCTTCCTCTCAGTAAATCCGAAGCATCCCACGAAAAATTGGTGGTTGCACTGCGAAGGTGACCGGGTAATTGTTTTCGACCGCAATCTCACTGAAAGCGAACTCGCTTATCGCAAGAGTAAAGTAATCTTCAAACCATTTGAAGCAAATGAAGAATACAAAGCATCAAACACACTGTACGCGAAAGCGTTCTGGAAGAGCCGATTCGCCTTGAATATTCCTAACAAAGCAGAGTACTGGGACTCTTTCCGCAAAGAGTGTATCGACGAACCCACCTGGCGACTGATGAAACAAACCTGCGATTTGGTTTTACAAAGGGGACCGAATGAACGGGCCATGACTGAAGGCGAATGGGCACTATCTCAGTTGGTGAAAGTTTCGAAGTAGTTCTGAAGCTAAAGATCGAATTATTTAACGTTTTTCATGACTAAAAGATAATATTGAAGACTAAATAATCGGTGCGTGAGATGAGCTGTAAATGCCGGTCGAAAAGGGCTCTGTCGCACATTTGGTGATAAACGATTATTAGATTGTGAGACATTCCTGTCGATTGTAGATGTTTCCAAATAATTGAAGGGAAAAGGCCGAGGGCTGAACCGGTTCTCCTTCATCTGAACACAAGGTTGAAAATCACGAATTGCTTGAGAATTGTGTCGAGCGGATGTATGCGTGTTAGAGAAAGGAATTCATCCGAAGAATTTTGAGGTCCGTAGGACTGGAGCTGATCCTGGTGAGATTCTTTTTCGAGAGTGGATGCTTTTCCAAATCCTAAATCACTTGTTTCCAACCTTATAATTCCCGGATATTTATTGCACCAACTGTGCGACAGAACCCCAGGGCCAGCGCGCACATTTGTGAATTCTGTGCAAGATAGATAAGGTTGCGCTGGGATTTGGAATGCGGTACAAAGTTCTCCGTGGAGTCAAGGACTGTCTTCAGGGAAGCTAAGCGATGGGAAGACGCGGGATTACGATTGGCGAAGTGTTGTGTCACTTTGAAGAGTTGGAAGATCTTCGTTCGGAGATCAACCGGAAACACCCTTTGGAAAGTGTGATCGTCATAGCCTTACTCGGAGTGCTGTCCCGAGCCTCGGGCCCGACTGGAATCGCGACTTGGGCGAATCTGAACGCCGACTTTCTGCAGTCGCTGCTGCATCTACCCCATGGAATTCCGGGAAAGGATGTTTTTCGACGAGTTCTGTGCGCTTTGAAACCCGAAGCGTTCCAGCAGTGTTTTTCGAATTGGATTAAAACATTGCGTACGGCCGCAGCGCAGGCCACGGAGAATGATCGTCCCACCTTGGCCGTGGACGGCAAGACTTTGCGACGCAGTCATGACGTTCAAAACGGCTTGGGTCCTTTGCACTCTGTTTCGGTTTGGGCGAGCGAGTATGGAATCACGCTGGCCCAAGTGGCGACCGACGAAAAATCGAACGAAATCACGGCCATTCCTCGAATTTTGCAGTTGGTCGACTTCAAAGGAGCGATCGTC
The genomic region above belongs to Telmatocola sphagniphila and contains:
- a CDS encoding alpha/beta fold hydrolase, whose protein sequence is MNRSKRLSLALFLIAASVWATFPTVPVSAQQPSQVLYKTVKVKDLDIFYREAGPKEAPTLLLLHGFPTSSQMFRNLIPAVADKYHVVAPDYPGYGHSSMPSRDKFSYTFDNLAKVIDEFTEKIGLSKYAIYVQDYGAPVGYRLAVKHPERISAIVVQNGNAYEEGLDNDFWKPIKAYWKEPKSKEKRDALRFVTKYETTKWQYTHGVRNSELVSPDGPAHDQFHMDRPGNDEIQLDLLLDYSSNPPLYPSWQGYFRKYQPPMLIAWGKNDQSFTTAGAEQYKRHLKTLHYHLLDAGHFALETNGDEIAGLMKEFLGKYVGKK
- a CDS encoding sigma-70 family RNA polymerase sigma factor; the encoded protein is MDAECTTAAVQRYLDKLACEASAEPVIRALLDREVRRLNNLCTSLLYRSYLRLTRAPLNLHPNELLSAVVEGLLKAMSEARPPKVHQFFALAGQHMRWELNDLARRLDNRRLAVELQAAQIPALVDSGSGLSPNCLQILATIDCLTRTRT
- a CDS encoding WD40 domain-containing protein, with product MSLDKTITLPPVISNETLSLPALICGDTEKSKRSPNMLGRYRILEKMAEGGMGVIHRAYDEILKREVALKVVHDKVADDSNILNRFLEESRITSQLQHPAIPPIHDLGTLPDGRPYLAMKLIQGHTLSVLLPTLTSIGQKLGIFESVCQAVAYAHSKNVIHRDLKPLNVMVGAFGETQVIDWGLAKVLKSQSNLQHPRGELTHGAETDNPEEKIGDPAETVDGCAVGTYAYMSPEQARGEVSLVCLPSDVFGLGAILCELLTGQPPYVGSEKQPTNLLAKTANLNDAKNRIEQCEFESELKAIALKCLNPSCELRFANALELAVALEKYRQESVWRAKQAELSEAKAMARRQFWVILSCILLGCTFAFILLYLKADWQRKMAVQAREELDGKVASLSIATQFAADAAFAENRIPRANELLDEVPLKFRGIEWGIRKNQFYGSYATLYGHSDRVMSVSFSPDGRRIASGAQDKLIKVWNTVSGEEQYTLKGHTDRVTSVSFSPDGRRIASGSHDKTIKVWNAETGAVQLTLTGHTGRVLCVSFSPDSQRIISGSEDKTLKIWNADSGAEQMTLNGHTGDVTSVSFSPSGHRIISGSRDASIKIWDAETGANVKTMKGDSGSVQQVSFSPDGRRIASGTSRAVKVWDANSGIELLILKGHARGVSSVVFSPDGRWIVSGSWDSTLKIWDADTGIERATLKGHTGSVESVSFSPGGQNIVSGSYDMTLKFWSLESGAERLTLREYNGSVKCASFSPNGQHIVSGSEFGTMKLWNANTAMEKSTFSRHSKGVTSMGFSSDGQRIILGSEDRTVKLWNAYTAKEMASLQGHTGEVTSVSFSPNGRLIVSGSQDKTIKIWDVKTGAERFTLKGHTGRVSSVSFSPDNRRIVSGSNDQTLKVWDTESGVELLTLKGHTMAVLSVLFSPDGRRIVSGSFDDIVKVWDVENGVELLSLKGHQGAVESVSFGPDGKRIVSGSRDRMVKIWDANSGSELLTLKGHTSPVCYVSFSPDGQRIISESNDGTMKVWEGESKSNRLILKGHTSIVDTVSFSSNGEMIVSAADRIVKVWNAKTGENILTLKSDIEGIKCVSFSSDNRRIMAKSWDDKVQVWGVGTGEELKEEIDREFFLSVNPKHPTKNWWLHCEGDRVIVFDRNLTESELAYRKSKVIFKPFEANEEYKASNTLYAKAFWKSRFALNIPNKAEYWDSFRKECIDEPTWRLMKQTCDLVLQRGPNERAMTEGEWALSQLVKVSK
- a CDS encoding DUF417 family protein, which produces MDSRADRVSTTVTRIGLVVVLIWIGSIKSLDYEDEGIVPFVANGPLMGFF
- a CDS encoding protein kinase domain-containing protein, yielding MVEDPRIQQMLDVLLDSRLTPEEVCSTCPELLPQVRERWRRLRLVQDEVDALFPPQSEEFATIPREQFDSKALPQVSGYELVTILGRGGMGIVFRARHLRLNRVVALKMALSGAYAAPNERQRFQREAEAVAGLRHANIVQIYDVGDFEGQPYFTMELIEGGSLAQKLEGAPQSIRGSAALVATLAEAVQAAHENGIIHRDLKPANILLTTDGSPKITDFGVARRLEDETRLTLSGIAVGTPSYMAPEQASGELLAVVPAVDIYALGAILYELLTGRPPFKAETAAETIQQVISQDPISPSRLNAKLPRELETICLKCLHKESRQRYLSAGALAKDLHSFLLGEAIMARPESLLARLARRIRRRPAFFSTVAIFILVTSTFLVGGIWMLSDRWAAEKVAAAERVKIESDVDELLREAVRLLKKSSVGESRSALEMAKVRLGALDSLDLHQRINQLNLELDLIRRVEAIRLVEVISGKGKINFASSDEKYRTLFQEAGFGQLHESTANIAERVKGSNIRETLVAALDDWAACTENLARRRWLLEVAMLADPAPTDWCVQARRPATWDSKATLTEVLAIAPVDKQSVGLLLALEKRLHAVGGDSFKFLKRIQLAMPNDFYANERLATAIADREEKPQESYRYFQAALAIQPEIAALYNNFGMALHKDGRFEESQDYLMKALEIEPNSYGFHYNTSYNLAALHRFQESLTHVEFCLRNGPDTALLELLRGKCLEAQGKISETISAYQRATRLDPNLSVAHYALRVTFMNLGRMEESRKAWAKQLELDPPDHGSWYGYAEFCLYLGQKEEYQIARKALLAKFGSDTDPYIAERTARACMLLPSSKEELGQAIALADRAAAADRSIHQGAYPAFQFVKGLAEYRQGRFDQAIAIMRGTASRVPAPSPRFVLAMALYRTGQLPEARKALAQAIVSFDWRANQIRHYDAWIFHNLRREAESLILPNLPEFLEGKYQPQHNDERLAYSGICQFTNRSFALARLYSDVFAADSKIAEDIHIDHRFRAACAAA
- a CDS encoding deoxyribodipyrimidine photo-lyase codes for the protein MKCPFEADYPTLQHRLFTGSSAPMATPTPAAESKRVELSATDIVKRLGPLPPASDLVWVHDAAMSWEDPALKANPEAAVAFVFDEPALRAEPWAYHRLAFVLEGLEDLFEHLLNPTKLVLVGDPAEQLAVLANALGASTVHFSEHPNPTVLETAIQLQKGSKVIVHSRPVFAEYSQEPKRFSRYWELVAPQVLGYRPKSAKRMHQ